The following is a genomic window from Candidatus Vondammii sp. HM_W22.
TATCGTCGAGGCGGTTGGCCGGGGCATCGATATGTTTGATTGTGTGATGCCGACGCGGAATGCCCGTAACGGGCATTTGTTTGCCCATGAGGGTGTGGTGCGCATCCGCAACGCGGTTCATGCGTCGGATACAGGGCCTCTGGACCCGCACTGCGACTGCTACACCTGCCAGAATTACAGCCGTTCTTATCTGCGCCACCTCCAGCGCTGTAATGAGATTCTTGGTGCCCGGCTGAATACCATCCACAACCTCCACTATTACCAGAGTTTGATGCGGAATATCCGTCAGGCGATAGAAGCGGGCCGATTCAATGAATTTGTTAAAGAGTTCTATGCTCTGAGAGCCGGTGATCCGGCTGAAAGCAGAAACTGAGAACTAAAAACATATAGAAATACTTAAATTTATCCAAGTTATGTCATAATGCGCCGTTTAAGCCCTTCTCAGGCATTGTGTCCGGGAGGGAATTTGCAGAATCTTTAAAGTGTATTAACAGGTGAAAACAGCATGAGTTTCTTTATTTCAGACGCTATGGCCGAGGCCGCCCCTGGAGTGCTTGCAGGTGGTTGGGAAGGTCTGATCTTGCCCATTGGCCTGATCGTAATGCTCTACTTCCTGATGATTCGTCCCCAGATGAAGCGTCAGAAAGAGCATGCAAAAGTGGTTGGTGCCCTGGAAAAGGGTGATGAAGTGCAAACTGATGGTGGCTTGATGGGCAAGATCACTGATCTGGGCGACAATTTTTCCAAGATTGAGATTGCCGATGGTGTTGAGGTCAAGATACGTCGTCAGTCAATCTCTTCAGTGATGCCCAAAGGCACTCTGCAAGAGCTGTAATCTGCCGGTTGGCCCTATGGGCCTGCCATCCCTGGTGGTTGGTGTTTAGTTTGCGACGCCGGCCTGTTAGTTCGAGCTTCCATACTCAAAAAGAATTATGAACCGATACCCTATTTGGAAGAACCTTCTTGTCGTATTTGTGGTGCTGATCGGCTTGCTGTATGCCTTGCCTAATATTTTTGATCAGGACCCTGCGATCGAGATATCCGGTTCCCGCCGGGCCAAAGTCGATACTGTGACTGAAGCCAAGATCCGGGAGGCTCTCAAGGC
Proteins encoded in this region:
- the yajC gene encoding preprotein translocase subunit YajC; protein product: MSFFISDAMAEAAPGVLAGGWEGLILPIGLIVMLYFLMIRPQMKRQKEHAKVVGALEKGDEVQTDGGLMGKITDLGDNFSKIEIADGVEVKIRRQSISSVMPKGTLQEL